From the Daucus carota subsp. sativus chromosome 8, DH1 v3.0, whole genome shotgun sequence genome, one window contains:
- the LOC108199718 gene encoding uncharacterized protein LOC108199718, which yields MGGGFRVLHLVRPFLSFLPEVQSADRKVPFREKVIYTVISLFIFLVCSQLPLYGIHSTTGADPFYWMRVILASNRGTVMELGITPIVTSGLVMQLLAGSKIIEVDNNVREDRALLNGAQKLLGILIAVGEAVAYVLSGMYGSVGQLGVGNAILIIVQLCFAGIIVICLDELLQKGYGLGSGISLFIATNICESIIWKAFSPTTINSGRGAEFEGAVIALFHLLITRTDKVRALREAFYRQNLPNVTNLLATVLIFLIVIYFQGFRVVLPVRSKNARGQQGSYPIKLFYTSNMPIILQSALVSNLYFISQLLYRKYSGNFLVNLLGKWQESEYSGQSVPVGGLAYYVTAPSSLADMAANPFHALFYIVFMLSACALFSKTWIEVSGSSARDVAKQLKEQQMVMPGHRDSNLQKELNRYIPTAAAFGGICIGALTVLADFMGAIGSGTGILLAVTIIYQYFETFEKEKASELGLFGF from the exons ATGGGTGGTGGTTTTAGAGTGCTGCATTTGGTTAGGCCATTTCTGTCCTTCTTGCCAGAGGTGCAGAGTGCTGACAGGAAAGTTCCTTTCAGAGAGAAGGTTATCTATACTGTGATCTCCCTTTTCATCTTTCTGGTGTGCAGTCAACTCCCGTTGTATGGAATTCATTCGACCACTGGAGCAGACCCCTTCTACTGGATGCGTGTTATTCTGGCCTCAAATCGTGGTACAGTCATGGAGCTGGGGATCACACCAATTGTCACTTCGGGACTTGTGATGCAGCTATTGGCTGGGTCTAAGATTATTGAAGTGGATAACAATGTTCGCGAAGATCGGGCACTCTT AAATGGCGCTCAGAAGCTGCTTGGCATCCTGATTGCTGTTGGTGAGGCTGTTGCATATGTTCTTTCCGGAATGTATGGGAGTGTCGGTCAGCTTGGTGTTGGTAATGCTATTCTTATTATCGTTCAGCTGTGCTTTGCTGGTATCATTGTGATATGCTTAGACGAGCTGCTTCAGAAGGGATATGGTCTTGGATCTGGAATATCTTTGTTCATAGCTACCAATATCTG TGAAAGTATTATCTGGAAAGCATTTAGCCCTACAACTATCAACAGCGGGCGTGGTGCTGAATTTGAAGGTGCAGTCATCGCTTTGTTCCATTTGCTAATAACAAGGACGGACAAAGTTCGAGCTCTTCGGGAAGCTTTTTATCGGCAGAATCTGCCGAATGTGACAAATCTTCTTGCCACTGTTTTGATCTTCCTCATTGTGATCTACTTCCAAGGCTTCCGTGTGGTTTTGCCTGTCAGATCAAAGAATGCTCGTGGACAACAAGGATCCTACCCCATTAAGCTATTCTACACTTCTAACATGCCAATTATTCTTCAATCTGCACTTGTGTCCAACCTTTATTTCATCTCACAG TTGCTGTACAGGAAGTATAGTGGCAATTTCTTGGTCAATTTATTGGGCAAGTGGCAAGAATCTGAATATTCAGGTCAATCTGTCCCAGTTGGCGGTCTTGCTTATTATGTGACTGCACCATCAAG CTTAGCGGATATGGCAGCCAATCCTTTCCATGCTCTTTTCTATATTGTGTTCATGCTGTCAGCATGCGCACTTTTCTCCAAAACATGGATTGAGGTTTCAGGATCTTCTGCAAGAGATGTTGCTAAGCAGCTAAAG GAGCAACAAATGGTGATGCCTGGCCATCGTGATTCAAATCTGCAAAAGGAGCTCAACCGCTACATTCCCACTGCAGCTGCCTTTGGAGGTATCTGTATTGGTGCATTGACTGTCCTGGCCGACTTCATGGGAGCTATTGGCTCTGGAACTGGGATTTTGCTTGCAGTTACAATTATATATCAGTACTTCGAGACATTTGAGAAGGAGAAAGCCAGTGAACTAGGTTTGTTTGGCTTTTAA
- the LOC108199703 gene encoding uncharacterized protein LOC108199703, whose translation MGGGFRVLHLVRPFLSFLPEVQSADRKVPFREKVIYTVISLFIFLVCSQLPLYGIHSTTGADPFYWMRVILASNRGTVMELGITPIVTSGLVMQLLAGSKIIEVDNNVREDRALLNGAQKLLGILIAVGEAVAYVLSGMYGSVGQLGVGNAILIIVQLCFAGIIVICLDELLQKGYGLGSGISLFIATNICESIIWKAFSPTTINSGRGAEFEGAVIALFHLLITRTDKVRALREAFYRQNLPNVTNLLATVLIFLIVIYFQGFRVVLPVRSKNARGQQGSYPIKLFYTSNMPIILQSALVSNLYFISQLLYRKYSGNFLVNLLGKWQESEYSGQSVPVGGLAYYVTAPSSLADMAANPFHALFYIVFMLSACALFSKTWIEVSGSSARDVAKQLKEQQMVMPGHRDSNLQKELNRYIPTAAAFGGICIGALTVLADFMGAIGSGTGILLAVTIIYQYFETFEKEKASELGLFGF comes from the exons ATGGGTGGTGGTTTTAGAGTGCTGCATTTGGTTAGGCCATTTCTGTCGTTCTTGCCAGAAGTGCAGAGTGCTGACAGGAAAGTTCCTTTCAGAGAGAAGGTTATCTATACTGTGATCTCCCTTTTCATCTTTCTGGTGTGCAGTCAACTCCCGTTGTATGGAATTCATTCGACTACTGGAGCAGACCCCTTCTACTGGATGCGTGTTATTCTGGCCTCAAATCGTGGTACAGTCATGGAGCTGGGGATCACACCTATCGTCACTTCGGGACTTGTGATGCAGCTATTGGCTGGGTCTAAGATTATTGAAGTGGATAACAATGTTCGCGAAGATCGGGCACTCTT AAATGGCGCTCAGAAGCTGCTTGGCATCCTGATTGCTGTTGGTGAGGCTGTTGCTTATGTTCTTTCTGGAATGTATGGGAGTGTCGGTCAGCTCGGTGTTGGTAATGCTATTCTTATTATCGTTCAGCTGTGCTTTGCTGGTATCATTGTGATATGCTTAGACGAGCTGCTTCAGAAGGGATATGGTCTTGGATCTGGAATATCTTTGTTCATAGCAACCAATATATG TGAAAGTATTATCTGGAAAGCATTTAGCCCTACAACTATCAACAGCGGGCGTGGTGCTGAATTTGAAGGTGCAGTCATCGCTTTGTTCCATTTGTTAATTACAAGGACGGACAAAGTTCGAGCACTTCGGGAAGCTTTTTATCGGCAGAATCTACCGAATGTGACAAATCTTCTTGCCACTGTTTTGATCTTCCTCATCGTGATCTACTTCCAAGGCTTCCGTGTGGTTTTGCCTGTCAGATCAAAGAATGCTCGTGGACAACAAGGATCCTACCCCATTAAGCTATTCTACACTTCTAACATGCCAATTATTCTTCAATCTGCACTTGTGTCCAACCTTTATTTCATCTCACAG TTGCTGTACAGGAAGTATAGTGGCAATTTCTTGGTCAATTTGTTGGGCAAGTGGCAAGAATCTGAATATTCAGGTCAATCTGTCCCTGTTGGCGGTCTTGCTTATTATGTAACTGCACCATCAAG CTTAGCGGATATGGCAGCCAATCCTTTCCATGCTCTTTTCTATATTGTGTTCATGCTATCGGCATGCGCACTTTTCTCCAAAACTTGGATTGAGGTTTCAGGATCTTCTGCAAGAGATGTTGCTAAGCAGCTAAAG GAGCAACAAATGGTGATGCCTGGTCATCGTGATTCAAATCTGCAAAAGGAGCTTAACCGCTACATTCCCACTGCAGCTGCCTTTGGAGGTATCTGTATTGGCGCATTGACTGTCCTGGCAGACTTCATGGGAGCTATTGGCTCTGGAACTGGGATTTTGCTTGCAGTGACCATCATATATCAGTACTTTGAGACATTTGAGAAGGAGAAAGCCAGTGAACTAGGTTTGTTTGGCTTTTAA
- the LOC108198259 gene encoding precursor of CEP14 has protein sequence MSSSSLVFLLYGLTLASIVATIHGRNLKQSMHERKKQQLEQQSYPPPPPPPSRESLYLASLSKGTVPNSSPTKHHHSFVVNEELIVRHLAALDRILRSVPSPGVGH, from the coding sequence atgAGTAGTTCAAGTCTTGTGTTTTTACTCTATGGGCTTACTCTAGCCTCCATTGTGGCCACAATACATGGAAGGAATTTGAAGCAAAGCATGcatgaaagaaagaagcaacaATTAGAGCAACAATCATatcctccaccaccaccaccaccttcacGAGAAAGCTTGTATTTAGCTTCACTTTCAAAGGGGACTGTGCCGAATTCTTCACCCACCAAACATCACCACTCTTTCGTAGTCAATGAGGAGCTCATTGTGCGTCACCTAGCGGCTCTTGATCGTATTCTTCGCTCCGTTCCTAGCCCCGGTGTTGGCCATTAA
- the LOC108198258 gene encoding non-functional NADPH-dependent codeinone reductase 2-like, whose amino-acid sequence MARSVYSSPGSKRARAGDALRYLLYACIVRRIIMSLTLSTGCRAFWGTKGVLESEFLMKIAKSKGTPVARIALRRAYEQGVIIVVNSFNKERLKQNLDIFEWELSNEGSKKIAAIRQRRANLEQLFISETSPFRTVQELWDGEL is encoded by the exons ATGGCCAGGTCAGTTTACTCTTCCCCAGGCAGCAAACGGGCTCGCGCTGGGGATGCTCTTAGATATCTCCTATATGCATGTATAGTTAGGCGCATAATTATGAGTCTCACTCTCAGTACCGGCTGCC GAGCTTTTTGGGGGACGAAAGGAGTGTTGGAATCTGAGTTTCTGATGAAAATTGCAAAGTCAAAAGGTACGCCTGTAGCACGGATTGCATTGAGAAGGGCTTATGAGCAAGGGGTGATTATTGTGGTGAATAGCTTCAACAAAGAGAGACTAAAGCAGAATCTTGATATTTTTGAGTGGGAGTTGAGCAACGAAGGGTCCAAGAAGATTGCCGCAATACGGCAAAGGAGGGCAAACCTTGAGCAGCTCTTTATCTCTGAAACTAGCCCCTTTAGGACAGTCCAGGAGCTCTGGGATGGAGAACTTTAA
- the LOC108198260 gene encoding protein GRAVITROPIC IN THE LIGHT 1: MEASNKPTAITKFTKTVYEAINFKSAKKNLSNNSFCLIIPQKKRGDCDESESRKRAAMQAFVSKLFATISTIKASYAELQMAQFSNHNIEAIQSADQVVVDELRTLSEVKNSFLKKQIKSSPPHVTFLLTEIQEQHSHMKMYEITIKNLEAQIEVKKEELSALQENLRETTLINKAHAQRLNSGGRFSILDNIVLSSSSNPRDFILVLQYAMKSVREFINILVNRMEIAKWDIDIAVNAIQPNFQFSNRTQKWFAFESFVCQEMFKNFDTPGFSLQNGQCIPYYIDQFTKLKSANATHFFNQYPNSSFGKFTRSKYLQLIHPKMEASFYGNLNQRKLVNSWGCPETTFFAVFAEMARRVWILHCLAFTYNQEVSVFEVKKNCMFSEMYMVSVTSEVFLAGNDEVTVGFMVVPGFKIGKMVVQSKIYLAAAKI; the protein is encoded by the coding sequence ATGGAGGCATCAAACAAACCCACTGCTATAACCAAATTTACCAAAACAGTTTATGAAGCTATCAATTTCAAGTCAGCCAAAAAAAACCTCTCAAACAATAGCTTTTGCTTGATCATCCCACAAAAGAAACGCGGAGATTGTGATGAATCAGAATCGAGAAAGAGAGCAGCCATGCAAGCTTTTGTATCAAAACTTTTTGCCACCATTTCAACTATCAAAGCTTCTTATGCTGAGTTACAAATGGCCCAGTTTTCGAACCACAACATTGAGGCCATCCAATCTGCAGACCAAGTTGTAGTAGATGAATTAAGAACACTTTCAGAAGTAAAGAATAGCTTCttgaaaaaacaaataaaatcatcACCACCCCATGTCACTTTTTTACTTACAGAAATCCAAGAACAACATTCTCATATGAAGATGTATGAGATCACAATCAAGAACTTGGAAGCACAGATTGAGGTCAAAAAAGAAGAATTGTCAGCTCTTCAAGAGAATCTTCGAGAAAcgactttgatcaacaaggcaCATGCACAAAGACTAAATTCAGGTGGGCGTTTTTCAATTCTTGATAATATTGTATTGTCTTCTTCTTCCAACCCTAGAGATTTCATTTTGGTTCTCCAGTATGCAATGAAATCAGTGAGAGAGTTCATCAATATTTTAGTGAATCGAATGGAGATTGCTAAGTGGGACATTGATATTGCAGTGAATGCAATACAACCCAATTTTCAATTCTCAAACAGAACACAAAAATGGTTTGCTTTCGAATCATTTGTATGTCAAGAAATGTTCAAAAATTTCGACACTCCTGGCTTTTCTCTACAAAATGGTCAGTGTATACCATACTACATTGATCAATTTACGAAACTAAAATCAGCAAATGCAACTCATTTTTTTAATCAGTATCCCAATTCTTCATTCGGAAAGTTCACCAGATCAAAGTATCTTCAATTAATTCACCCAAAAATGGAAGCTTCATTTTATGGAAATCTGAATCAGAGAAAGCTTGTGAATTCTTGGGGGTGCCCTGAAACTACATTCTTTGCAGTTTTTGCTGAAATGGCTAGAAGGGTGTGGATTTTACATTGTTTAGCATTCACATATAATCAAGAAGTGAGTGTTTTTGAAGTGAAGAAGAACTGCATGTTTTCGGAAATGTACATGGTGAGTGTGACTAGTGAAGTGTTTTTGGCTGGAAATGATGAGGTTACCGTGGGATTCATGGTGGTTCCGGGGTTCAAGATTGGAAAGATGGTGGTTCAAAGTAAGATTTATCTAGCTGCAGCGAAAATTTAA